TTGATGGGCTGGTGGAGGGAGGCCTTGAGGACATTGCTATTGTCAGAAATGGAGAGGATGAAAAGAAGCGCTCAGGCAGAAAGAAGAAGTGCAGATCCAGTGGGAAGGAAAAGCGTGGCAAGTTGTTCCTTACTCTATCTGAGCTTCTGGACAGTTCGGATGGGAAGAACAGTTCAAAGGTCACAGCGACAAACCTGCCTGTGTACCACAATGACAACTTCTCTCTCCGCCAGCCATATGATCGTGTGATCCGCTGCCTGGGGTTCCGGTTCAACTTCAGCATCTTTGATGGGTATGTAAATGAATACTTTACAGTGGCATTTCTTTACATAATGCAAAAAGAGTTCTGTTAAAGTTATTGTTTTCTATAGAAGTGGTGGATCTTCTGTTTCATCATTTTCATTGGAAAAGCCATGCTATTTCAGTCAGATAATGTCAGCCTGTCCTAATGATACCGTTAATCTCTCCAGCTCTGCCCGCCCACCAAGCAGTGAGGGTGCCAGGGGGCGGTTGCCAGGGGTGACAGCCTGGTATGAGGGGCGGGGAACCCCAGACCTTTTTGTTCTGGGGACGGCTGCCCACTCAAGAGACTATCGCTCTTCTGCGGGGGGGTTCGTCCATGGCTTCCGATACACAGGTAACCATTCAAACTGCTGGTATTACAACGTAGACAGAGTAAATTTGACTTAGTTAGTAACTGCCTGTAAAGGGGGGAATAACTTTGAAATGACAAATTTGTCAATAAAGTAATGTTTTTATAGacaaaatgtgtgttttttgactATGTGTTGTTGTAACTTTGTTATGTGTTCCACCATAGTGCGTGCTGTACATAGAGTCCTTGAGCTGCGTTACCATAGCAACTCCTGGCCATCAATCAAACTGTCAATCAGTCAGCTGCAGTCCTGGCTGTTGAGGAGGGTCAATGAGGCATCCGGACCATACCAGATGTTTGGGGTACTTGGAGACATCATTTTACTAAAAGGGTAAGTAGTGCTGAACCACTGTGCACATTTTTCATCATGATTATTGTCCCTCATGGAAATGTACCTTTCTCTACCAATGAATCTCTCATTGATTGATTGCCTATAGATATCCCAATTTATGTTCActaaggctgtgtttacacaggcagacaaATTTGGATATTTTTATATCTGTATTTTGACCAATCTGAGCAGCCCTGAAAAcaatctgatgtgaaaagatctaaTGTGATTGGTAAAAATACCAATTAGTGTAAAAAAAGGTCCGAATTGggatgcctgtgtaaacgcaTCCTAAATTCATCCATTTGTGAACCATTTTAATTTTGAATAATTTTCTTCATTCCTGTCAGCTCTCACTGTGAGTACCTGGAGGAGTTTCCCCTCCAGGCCCTGCCCcagttctcttctctgtctggcCACCAGATCTCCAAGCATGGGCTGCTGGTTCTGGTTTTACAGTATGGGCTGAACCGCACAGACTCACTGGGCCCTGGCAGGGCAGAGTCAGAGTGGACCCGTGCCTGGAGGTCCAACTTCCTCCACCCTGTTATATATTACTACGACAAACTTCCCACTGGTGAGTCTGAGATTGTTAGAATCTTTATGAAAAGTACAAAACAGTTTGACCTTATGGTTGTGTTGAAGACTAAGTTAAGTAATGACATTCAAATGAAGAGTATATCTGTGTATAGTACAAGGCATCTTTGTGGTATGACGTCAGCACTCAAACCTACGCATGTATGTAAAAACAAATACATGTTATTCTTTCATTTGTCTGCCATCCTAAACAGAGAGGGACATGAGACACCGTCCTGTTGGCTGGCCACTGCCACGGCCCAAGGCAGTGCATCACATGATCGAGGACTTCTTGACTGAGTGGGATGGGCCCATCTCCCACAGCCAGCCACTGCGGCGCTTCCTGGAACACTGTCTCCACACTGACCTCAGGGCCTTCTATGCAGGTAGAGCATGTCCTTACCTGATCCCTCATTACCACAACTTATTATACTAGGGTAGATATGCCCTTAGGATATGTCCTTTATATTTCCATATACAGTACCTCCTACTCATCTATttatatcaaaatcaaatcaaatcaaattgtatttgtcacatacacatggttagcagatgttaaatgcgagtgtagcgaaatgcttgtgcttctagttccgacaatgcagtgataaccaacaagtaatctaactaacaattccaaaactactgtcttatacacagtgtaagggttGTGAGGTTGAATGtgtgaggttgaataggcgctgctgcgcctgcttcacgacgctgtcagtgtgagtggaccaattcagtttgtctgtgatgtgtatgccgaggaacttaaaactagctaccctctccactactgttccatcgatgtggataggggggtgttccctctgctgtttcctgaagtccacaatcatctccttagttttgttgacgttgagtgtgaggttattttcctgacaccacactccgagggccctcacctcctccctgtaggccgtctcgtcgttgttggtaatcaagcctaccactgttgtgtcgtccgcaaacttgatgattgagttggaggcgtgcgtggccacgcagtcgtgggtgaacagggagtacaggagagggctcagaacgcacccttgtgggtcccccgtgttgaggatcagcggggaggagatgttgttgcctaccctcacaacctgggggcggcccgtcaggaagtccagtacccagttgcacagggcggggtcgagacccagggtctcgagcttgatgacgagcttggagggtactatggtgttgaatgccgagctgtagtcgatgaacagcattctcacataggtattcctcttgtccaggtgggttagggcagtgtgcagtgtggttgagattgcatcgtctgtggacctatttgggcggtaagcaaattggagtgggtctagggtgtcaggtaggatggaggtgatatggtccttgactagtctctcaaagcacttcatgatgacggaagtgagtgctacggggcggtagtcgtttagctcagttaccttagctttcttgggaacaggaacaatggtggccctcttgaagcatgtgggaacagcagactggtatagggattgattgaatatgtccgtaaacacaccggccagctggtctgcgcatgctctgagggcgcggctggggattccgtctgggcctgcagccttgcgagggttaacacgtttaaatgtcttactcacctcggctgcagtgaaggagagaccgcatgtttccgttgcaggccgtgtcagtggcactgtattgtcctcaagtCACACACGATTTGTTTGTTCACTTGTAACATACTTTCATAAAGGATCTGTGTTATTACTGTTTTATTACGGTTCTGCCCACTCAGTTGAGACATTTTATTACTTGATTACTGTTTTACCATTTGTAAAACTGAACTTGTTTCTTTTCCCCACAGAGTCATGTTTCCGCTTTTCCCTTACCAATCGAAAGCCACCCCTGTTTTGTCGTCAGGGATACCTGAGGAAGCATGGGCTTGTTAGGAATCGTCAGCTGTGGCAGCATGCCCATGAAGCTGGGCTAACGCTTGGAGGACAGGACTCTGCATCCCCAGACACAGACCCAGCATTCCCTGATTACCTTACACGAGCTGGAGCCTCAGTGTCCTCTGCAATAAACCTCGACTTCTGATTGTTTACCCAAGGATCCCAAAACTAAGCCTATGACAGTTTTTATGTCCCAAGACATTCTCTACCTCTCATTATAATGTCCatgaatatatacagtatatatagagtctacaacacattaagaacaccttcctaatattgagttgcacccccctcccctccctcttttgcCCCCAGGGCAGCCTCAATTtttcggggcatggactctacaaggtgtcgaaagtgttccacagggatgctggcccatgttaactccaatgcttcccgcagTTGTGTCAAGCTGGCTAGATAtattttgggtggtggaccattcttgaaacacacaggaaactgttgagtgtgaaaaacccagcagtgttgcagttattgacacaaactggtgtgtctggcacctactaccataccctgttcaaaggcacttaaatcttttgtcttgcccattcaccctctgaatggcacacatacacaatctttgtctcaatgcttaaaaatcctccgccccttcatctacactgattaaagtgggtttaacaagtgacaccaataagtgtgtcatggaaagagcaggtgtatatacagtaccagtcaaaagtttggacacacctactcattttttctttatttttactattttctaaattgtagattaatagtgaagacatcaaaactatgaaataacacatggaatcatgtaataaccaaaaaagtttaaacaaatctaaatatattctaaatttgagattcttcaaagtagccaccctttgccttgatgacagctttgcacactcttggcattctctcaaccagcttcatgaggtagtcaccggtatgcatttcaattaacaggtgtgccttgttaaaagttcatttgaggAATTTctttgcagaggataagttaattagagttaccatACTCAGAAAtcgcaattaactgcacctcagattgcagccgaaataaatgcttcacagagttcaagtaacagacacatctcaacatcaactgttcagaggagactgcgtgaatcaggccattgtcgaattgatgcaaagaaactactactaaaggacaccaataggaATAAGAgtcttgcttggaccaagaaacatgagcaatggacattagaccagtggaaatatgtcctttggtctgatgagtccaaatttgagatttttggttccaactgctgtgtcttagtgagacgcagagtaggtgaacgggtgatctctgcatgtgtggttcccaccatggaggaggagtgtgatggtgtgggggtgctttgctggtgacactgtctgtgattgatTTTGAATTCAAGAATTCAATTCACttactagcatggctaccacagcattctgcagcgatacgccatcccatctggtttgcgcttagtggga
The sequence above is a segment of the Oncorhynchus gorbuscha isolate QuinsamMale2020 ecotype Even-year linkage group LG16, OgorEven_v1.0, whole genome shotgun sequence genome. Coding sequences within it:
- the LOC124000090 gene encoding FAD-dependent oxidoreductase domain-containing protein 2-like; this encodes MDSPILLLALLVALVQCFPDEYHSHNSTRHHDYCVLGAGPAGLQMGHFLSKSQRDYIILERNSGPGSFFNIYPRHRKLISINKIYTGRRNREFNLRHDWNSLLSDRPDLLLQRVSRELYPDADSFPRYLSMYVKELGLKVQYGVDIGKIRASESESPRGRGYILTDQHGLDYTCRVLLVSTGLWDPQKVQFEGSDLVEGYESIPVDPEEYKDQAVLILGKGNSAFETAQSILGRASRIHLYSPSPVRLAWQTHYVGDLRAVNNELLDTYQLKSLDGLVEGGLEDIAIVRNGEDEKKRSGRKKKCRSSGKEKRGKLFLTLSELLDSSDGKNSSKVTATNLPVYHNDNFSLRQPYDRVIRCLGFRFNFSIFDGSARPPSSEGARGRLPGVTAWYEGRGTPDLFVLGTAAHSRDYRSSAGGFVHGFRYTVRAVHRVLELRYHSNSWPSIKLSISQLQSWLLRRVNEASGPYQMFGVLGDIILLKGSHCEYLEEFPLQALPQFSSLSGHQISKHGLLVLVLQYGLNRTDSLGPGRAESEWTRAWRSNFLHPVIYYYDKLPTERDMRHRPVGWPLPRPKAVHHMIEDFLTEWDGPISHSQPLRRFLEHCLHTDLRAFYAESCFRFSLTNRKPPLFCRQGYLRKHGLVRNRQLWQHAHEAGLTLGGQDSASPDTDPAFPDYLTRAGASVSSAINLDF